One genomic segment of Alphaproteobacteria bacterium HT1-32 includes these proteins:
- a CDS encoding tripartite tricarboxylate transporter substrate binding protein encodes MKRLLPSVLLGAALVASPALAEFPEKEIVVMVNYGAGGAVDRTARSLQKFLPTALGQTVVVENHGGASGKIGIQKYMDAPHDGYTVLTAFAPATTYVKFKDPKVFSMDDLAVINVQWTDPAILIARKDTGWKTLDDMIEAVKADPNKYTISSSGAGAVGNLLSQDLFRKLGLKIKIVPYKGGGKARKAFLSGEVNMTAAGAGGALSARDEAVVLGAFWSGKVEGWPEAKPLNPMLEKYGVTVPDGGAYRFHAVHADVKKNHPDRFAKLVEAFRTTTTEDKDFIAFADKTGVGRDWHGPDKSDALIRSVDKTFEDILSGK; translated from the coding sequence ATGAAACGTCTTTTACCTTCAGTTTTACTCGGAGCTGCCCTCGTGGCATCTCCTGCCCTGGCCGAATTTCCGGAAAAGGAAATCGTGGTCATGGTCAATTATGGTGCCGGTGGCGCCGTTGATCGCACAGCGCGTTCATTGCAGAAGTTCCTCCCGACGGCGCTTGGCCAGACCGTGGTTGTTGAAAATCATGGTGGGGCAAGCGGCAAGATCGGCATCCAGAAATATATGGATGCCCCGCATGATGGCTATACGGTTCTGACCGCATTCGCACCGGCCACAACCTACGTCAAGTTCAAGGACCCCAAGGTTTTCAGCATGGATGACCTCGCCGTCATCAACGTGCAGTGGACTGACCCGGCAATCCTGATCGCACGCAAGGATACGGGCTGGAAAACTCTCGACGACATGATCGAGGCCGTGAAGGCCGATCCGAACAAATACACCATTTCCTCAAGTGGCGCCGGAGCCGTCGGCAACCTGTTGTCGCAGGATCTGTTCAGGAAACTCGGCCTGAAGATCAAGATCGTGCCTTACAAAGGTGGCGGCAAAGCCCGCAAAGCCTTCCTCAGCGGTGAAGTCAACATGACAGCAGCCGGTGCAGGCGGTGCGCTCTCCGCGCGCGACGAGGCTGTCGTGCTTGGCGCTTTCTGGTCCGGCAAGGTCGAAGGCTGGCCGGAAGCAAAGCCGCTCAACCCGATGCTGGAAAAGTATGGTGTGACTGTGCCTGACGGTGGTGCCTACCGGTTCCATGCGGTCCATGCAGATGTGAAGAAAAATCACCCTGACCGCTTTGCAAAGCTGGTCGAGGCATTCCGCACGACCACGACCGAAGACAAGGATTTCATCGCTTTCGCCGACAAGACAGGCGTTGGCCGTGACTGGCATGGTCCCGACAAGTCTGACGCGCTGATCCGCAGCGTCGACAAGACTTTCGAGGATATTCTGTCCGGAAAGTAA